One genomic window of Heterodontus francisci isolate sHetFra1 unplaced genomic scaffold, sHetFra1.hap1 HAP1_SCAFFOLD_63, whole genome shotgun sequence includes the following:
- the LOC137366334 gene encoding LOW QUALITY PROTEIN: G2/mitotic-specific cyclin-B1-like (The sequence of the model RefSeq protein was modified relative to this genomic sequence to represent the inferred CDS: substituted 1 base at 1 genomic stop codon) — MLVASKYEEMYPPEIGDFVYVTDNTYSTAAIREMERKILQKLNFSLGRPLPLHFLRRSSKIAGVSSEHHTLAKYQMELTIVDYEMIHYLPSQIAAAAFCLAQKVLNVGECTPLLQHYMTYKEDDLVPVMEHIAXNVVTVNQGLTKHMTIKNKYASSKQMKISNLQQIKSGVVVNLSKNLLPRK; from the coding sequence ATGCTAGTGGCTTCCAAATATGAAGAAATGTATCCCCCAGAAATTGGTGACTTTGTCTATGTTACAGACAACACATACTCTACAGCTGCAATACGTGAGATGGAGAGGAAGATTCTTCAGAAGCTTAACTTTTCTCTTGGCAGGCCTCTTCCTCTGCACTTTCTGAGGCGGTCTTCAAAAATTGCAGGAGTAAGCTCTGAACACCACACTCTGGCTAAATATCAAATGGAACTCACCATAGTTGACTACGAGATGATTCATTATCTTCCATCCCAGATTGCTGCAGCTGCTTTTTGTCTTGCTCAGAAAGTCTTAAATGTTGGTGAATGTACACCTCTTCTGCAGCATTATATGACCTATAAAGAAGATGATCTTGTTCCAGTGATGGAGCACATTGCCTAGAATGTTGTGACAGTCAATCAAGGCCTCACTAAACATATGACTATTAAGAACAAGTATGCAAGCAGCAAGCAAATGAAAATCAGCAACCTTCAACAGATAAAGTCTGGTGTGGTGGTCAACCTTTCAAAGAACTTACTGCCCCGGAAATAG